Proteins encoded together in one Astatotilapia calliptera chromosome 7, fAstCal1.2, whole genome shotgun sequence window:
- the uqcc6 gene encoding ubiquinol-cytochrome-c reductase complex assembly factor 6 isoform X1 gives MPAGVSWARYIRMLGASVLAMFAGAQAVHQYYLPDLRPSSRMPRFRFSGHQKSEAKIQGVVFFGPEIPELVHDDEFKKKSIPDVPPKPGEFRTELQGYKVREEALKKVKSERDTG, from the exons ATGCCAGCTGGGGTGTCTTGGGCTCGGTACATCCGGATGTTAGGAGCCAGTGTTTTGGCCATGTTTGCAGGAGCACAGGCTGTCCATCAATACTACCTGCCTGATCTG AGACCTTCATCAAGGATGCCAAGATTTAGGTTTTCTGGTCAccagaaaagtgaagccaaaatTCAGGGAGTTGTTTTCTTTGGTCCTGAAATCCCTGAACTGGTGCATGACGATGAGTTCAAAAAGAAA AGTATACCAGACGTCCCACCAAAGCCTGGTGAGTTTCGAACGGAGCTGCAGGGCTACAAAGTCAGAGAAGAAGCCTTAAAGAAGGTTAAATCTGAACGAGATACCGGCTGA
- the uqcc6 gene encoding ubiquinol-cytochrome-c reductase complex assembly factor 6 isoform X2, with the protein MPAGVSWARYIRMLGASVLAMFAGAQAVHQYYLPDLSIPDVPPKPGEFRTELQGYKVREEALKKVKSERDTG; encoded by the exons ATGCCAGCTGGGGTGTCTTGGGCTCGGTACATCCGGATGTTAGGAGCCAGTGTTTTGGCCATGTTTGCAGGAGCACAGGCTGTCCATCAATACTACCTGCCTGATCTG AGTATACCAGACGTCCCACCAAAGCCTGGTGAGTTTCGAACGGAGCTGCAGGGCTACAAAGTCAGAGAAGAAGCCTTAAAGAAGGTTAAATCTGAACGAGATACCGGCTGA
- the efcab10 gene encoding EF-hand calcium-binding domain-containing protein 10: protein MAARREEDAAVYLEKHKLIELMDNLTSMLFFYRPEKPREFLIEKLEQLKLSQQSGVIGPNLFDDSNLDVVFRIMDPDNKQYISFVQYKQALTMMGIKDINECPDGVNEDRISHETFKIEATQGLERCSATYVQL, encoded by the exons ATGGCGGCGCGGAGGGAGGAAGACGCAGCTGTTTATCTGGAGAAACACAAACTCATCGAGCTTATGGACAACCTGACTAGCATGCTCTTCTTTTACAGACCCG AGAAACCCAGGGAGTTTCTTATTGAAAAACTGGAGCAGCTAAAGCTGTCTCAACAGAGTGGTGTGATTGGGCCAAATCTGTTCGATGACTCTAACCTGGATGTAGTCTTTAGGATTATGGACCCTGATAATAAACAATACATCTCTTTTGTCCAGTACAAACAAG CTTTGACAATGATGGGCATAAAAGACATCAATGAATGTCCCGATGGTGTAAATGAAGATCGGATATCCCATGAGACGTTCAAAATAGAAGC GACACAAGGTCTGGAGAGGTGCTCAGCAACTTATGTACAGCTGTGA